The Longibacter salinarum genome includes the window TTAAGGCTTGCGTGATGAGATCGCGCTCCGCCTGCTCCAGGGTCGGAATATCCTCAGGCTCCACGCTTCTCTCTTCCGCAGGCTCGCCCGATCCATTCGTCTCCGTTTCCCGGCGCCCGATGGTTTCCCCCGACCGATCTGGCTCTCCTCTCGGGCTATCGTCCACCTCGTAGGCAACATCCTTGATCCGCGACTCGGTGTCACTCGAGAAGCCTCCGGTCCCTGCGCCGCTGGTCGCGTCTCGATCCGTGATGTTGGAATCGCGGACGACCACGAAGTCGTCATACGCCCCGGGAAAGTCGCTCCGCTCCACCACATCGCGCGGGACGACGACGCCGATGTTCGAGACCAGCGTCCGGATTTGGTCCTTCATCTCGCTCATCTCCATGCGCATCTCAAGGATGGCGCGGTAGAGCAGCTCTCGCTCGCGGATGTCCGAGCCGCCGCCCTGCGAGGCCTGCCCCCGCTGCTGCCCACCACCGGAACGGTCCCGTTCGGGCTCGACGCGCATGAGACTGGTTGATGACGCCCCCATGCCCGTTCCACGAAACTCGTCCAGATCCCGCAACAGCGGACGAATGTCCTCGATCGTGACCTCGTCGTTTCGGAGCAGCACGACAACCTGCTCGGCGACGTTACGCAGCTCGCGGACGTTACCCGGCCAGTCGTAATCGACCAGCAGATCCTTGGCGTCGTCCGTCAGCTTCTTCATCGGCGAGTTGTACTCCGTGGCAAATCGGTGGAGGAAGGTTTCGAAAATGGGCATGACATCCTCCTTCCGGTCGCGGAGGGGCGGGATGTCGATCAGAACGGTGCTCAGACGGTAGTAGAGATCCTTTCGAAAGCGTCCCTGCTTCACCTCCTGCATCAGGTTCTTGTTGGTCGCCGCCACCACTCGCACGTCCGACTGAATCTGCTGTGATGACCCCACGCGGCTGAACTTGCCGGTTTCCAGCACGCGCAGCAGACGCACCTGCGCCTCCTGCGGCATTTCGCCGATCTCGTCCAGAAAAATGGTCGACCCGTCGGCCTCCTCGAAGTAGCCAACCCGCTTTTGAACCGCACCAGTGTACGCTCCTTTTTCCGCGCCGAACAGCTCGCTCTCGATCAGCCCCTCAGGGATCGCCCCACAGTTCACGACGACCATGGGCTCGTGCCGCCGCATGCTGAGTTCGTGGAGCACATCGGCGATCAGCTCTTTCCCGACCCCGCTTTCACCCTGGAGTAAGACCGTGATCTCCGTTTTCGCCACCTGGCGAGCCCGATCGATCACATTTTTGATGGCGTCGGACGTGCCGACAATGCCAAATCGTTCCTGAATTGAGTCGCGGTCCATAACGGAGAGATCCATTCGCGTACTTCATCGATGCGCGACGGGCGATCGGGTCACGCCAACAGCGTGCCCTGCCACAATGTCACGGGCCATATGACACCCAAAGTCCCCGGTCAAGATCCCGACCCACACGCCTGTGCGTTGACGATGCCGTGAATGAACAGGCGAAGCCTGGTCAATGAACGGGCGAAGCCTGGTTGTTGCATCTCAGATCGTCTTGAACCCTCAGCCAGAACCGTCAAGCACATCGCGAAAGAGCCGGTTCAGCGGTTCGATTCCCGCCCGGGACGACCGACCCGCAAAATCGGTGTTTTGGAGTCGCTCAAGCTCACTGAACGCGAAATCCTGAAGTTCGGGAATTGGCGCAGCCGATGCCATCTCACCCGCTGCACGCTTCTCTTCCAGCAGGTCGTCGATCGCATGGCGAAGATCTTCATCCTCCACGCACGCGTCCACAAGGCGAGCAAACTCGACCGGCACGGGCCCACGGTCCGCCCCGATCCAGCGGATGGCGAGGAGCGGTCGCAGAACGTAGAGGTACTTTTTGAGGGGCACGGTGTCCGCATCGCGAAGATACCGATCCACGTTCGTCCGGGCCATGCTAAGATAATGGTACCCGGCAGCCTTCGGGCGATAGTACTCCAGGAGCAGATCGCGCCACCGCGTCATCACGGCGGCGTCTTCTCGGTATACGAGAGGAGACTGAAGCCACTCGATCAGCGATGGGTTGCTCTTCCGGAAGAGCCGCAGCGCCTTGCGCAGATCCCAGGCGTGGATATCGATCTCCCCAACCGACGCGTCCTCAATCTCCGGGTCGATCGCATCGTCGCGACGCTCCAGGTCGATCGACAGATACCAGTCGCGGGGGTGAACGTAGACGACGCGAACATCGTAATCGGAATCCGGCGAAGCGAAGCCCCACGCCCGACTCCCCGACTCACACGCATACAGCACCCGCACATCGTGACGGGACTCGAACCTGTCCAGGCGCCCTTTCACTTCGGCACGGACGGAATCTGAGAGAGACGGCACGGATGTGACCATATGAAGTGAGCGGAGACGGAACGAGCCGAGCGAGAAGTGCCCGTTTACATCGGGCCCGTGTCTTCACCACGCTTCCCGTGGAATACGCTGCGCTGCTCCAGAATTCGGCGACTCACCTCCACATCGTCGGCATACTTCTCACCAGCCGCTCGCATGGACTCGGCCTGGTTGTCGAAATAGGACTGTAGCGCATCACGATCGCGCACCTGATACTGGATCGTCCAGCGGCGCGTACCCTGCACATCGTCGCCGTCCGGAATCGTGGACGCGTCGTCGCTCCGCTCATACCAGGCCGCCGCCTCGAAGCCATCAATCTCGAGCATCTCCCGCACGTGCTCGCGTAGCCATGCAGCGTACTCGTTGATCACATCGGACGTCACGGTCAGATTGACTTCGTAGAAAAACATGTAGCAGTCCCTGGTCTGTGGAAAAGTGCGTTCACGTCTGCAATGGAAGCCTCACTCGGTAGATCCGTACGAAGCGACTTCCGCGGAGATCGTCATTCAGAGTTTGCGTTCCCCAACCTTCTCTCGCTTCTGACCTCCTCCACGATGAGCATTACCGAGCGATCCTCACGCACGTATCGCTTATTCCGACCGCTCACTGAGTACGCGCGCTGGGCTTGTGAACGAGATGCCGAGTGACGACTGCGAACTAATCATGATGGACTCAACGATGGGCGCATGAACCGGCTGAGGTGCACTCCAGTCGATGATGAAGTTGGCGCCGAGGCCTCCCGCGGCATCGGTTTCTTCGATTACCACGGAGGTCGACGCGAGCGGGTCGAGGCGGCGAGGCCCGTCGAGGTAGCGCCGAACGAATTGCCCACTGTTGTCGATGTATTCGATCTTTGAGAGGACGATCGCCCGATCCGGGTCGGTGTTGCGAATGCTCACGGTCGCCGCAAGGTTAATCGTGCGATCCTGGTTCTTGAAA containing:
- a CDS encoding sigma-54 interaction domain-containing protein; the protein is MDLSVMDRDSIQERFGIVGTSDAIKNVIDRARQVAKTEITVLLQGESGVGKELIADVLHELSMRRHEPMVVVNCGAIPEGLIESELFGAEKGAYTGAVQKRVGYFEEADGSTIFLDEIGEMPQEAQVRLLRVLETGKFSRVGSSQQIQSDVRVVAATNKNLMQEVKQGRFRKDLYYRLSTVLIDIPPLRDRKEDVMPIFETFLHRFATEYNSPMKKLTDDAKDLLVDYDWPGNVRELRNVAEQVVVLLRNDEVTIEDIRPLLRDLDEFRGTGMGASSTSLMRVEPERDRSGGGQQRGQASQGGGSDIRERELLYRAILEMRMEMSEMKDQIRTLVSNIGVVVPRDVVERSDFPGAYDDFVVVRDSNITDRDATSGAGTGGFSSDTESRIKDVAYEVDDSPRGEPDRSGETIGRRETETNGSGEPAEERSVEPEDIPTLEQAERDLITQALKRFDGNRRKTSRALGISERTLYRKLKDIDEDL
- a CDS encoding nucleotidyltransferase domain-containing protein — encoded protein: MPSLSDSVRAEVKGRLDRFESRHDVRVLYACESGSRAWGFASPDSDYDVRVVYVHPRDWYLSIDLERRDDAIDPEIEDASVGEIDIHAWDLRKALRLFRKSNPSLIEWLQSPLVYREDAAVMTRWRDLLLEYYRPKAAGYHYLSMARTNVDRYLRDADTVPLKKYLYVLRPLLAIRWIGADRGPVPVEFARLVDACVEDEDLRHAIDDLLEEKRAAGEMASAAPIPELQDFAFSELERLQNTDFAGRSSRAGIEPLNRLFRDVLDGSG
- a CDS encoding DUF4286 family protein, with translation MFFYEVNLTVTSDVINEYAAWLREHVREMLEIDGFEAAAWYERSDDASTIPDGDDVQGTRRWTIQYQVRDRDALQSYFDNQAESMRAAGEKYADDVEVSRRILEQRSVFHGKRGEDTGPM
- a CDS encoding DUF3124 domain-containing protein → MAFCPLGVILCLAFIGFAGCAQPDEPTPDSFAGETPASQLEPAAPPDTAVALTEVNMSRGQTLYVPIYSHIHFKNQDRTINLAATVSIRNTDPDRAIVLSKIEYIDNSGQFVRRYLDGPRRLDPLASTSVVIEETDAAGGLGANFIIDWSAPQPVHAPIVESIMISSQSSLGISFTSPARVLSERSE